One stretch of Thermococcus sp. 21S9 DNA includes these proteins:
- a CDS encoding tRNA pseudouridine(54/55) synthase Pus10 gives MIVEKAERVLEEHKLCDHCLGRLFAKLGKGTNEERGRAIRFVLNMERSAKGLEPIAEPEKCELCHNVFERIPDLVEVLKKASEGIEFETFLVGSRFPAEIREKEKALWGEFEIDTVEPINREFNRELGKAFGRATGKETSKNPDVVFIVEPFSGKVELQINPVYVYGRYRKLVRGIPQTPLPDFEDSVASIICRVFSKAFGGKCVFKGAGREDVDVRTLGNGRPFIVEIKSPKRRKVDLEKIAEEINESGKVEVLNLRFVSAKEAEEVLTKNHRKEYLALVLVEEGVTPEEAEEVARKLRGLEIHQRTPWRVRKARADKVRVKKVHEAEARWVDENHFELRLVTDGGLYIKELVSGDKGRTKPSVSDLLGKKAWCERLDVLNILDE, from the coding sequence ATGATAGTCGAGAAGGCCGAAAGGGTTCTTGAGGAGCACAAACTCTGCGACCACTGCCTCGGCAGGCTCTTTGCAAAGCTCGGTAAGGGGACGAACGAGGAGCGTGGAAGGGCGATAAGGTTCGTCCTCAACATGGAGCGCTCAGCGAAGGGCTTAGAACCGATAGCTGAGCCCGAGAAGTGTGAGCTCTGCCACAACGTCTTCGAGAGAATTCCCGACCTCGTGGAGGTCCTGAAGAAAGCCAGCGAAGGGATTGAGTTCGAGACGTTTCTCGTCGGTTCCCGCTTCCCTGCGGAAATCAGAGAGAAGGAAAAGGCCCTTTGGGGGGAGTTCGAGATTGACACAGTCGAGCCGATAAACCGTGAGTTCAACCGCGAGCTCGGCAAGGCCTTCGGGAGGGCAACGGGAAAGGAAACCTCGAAGAACCCCGATGTCGTTTTCATAGTCGAGCCGTTCTCTGGTAAGGTTGAGCTTCAAATCAACCCGGTTTACGTTTACGGGCGTTATAGAAAGCTCGTGCGCGGGATTCCCCAGACGCCCCTGCCTGATTTCGAAGACAGTGTTGCCTCGATAATCTGCCGAGTGTTTTCAAAGGCCTTTGGGGGCAAATGCGTCTTCAAAGGCGCGGGGAGAGAGGACGTTGATGTTAGAACCCTCGGCAACGGAAGGCCCTTCATCGTCGAGATAAAGAGCCCAAAGAGAAGGAAAGTCGATCTGGAGAAAATAGCGGAAGAGATAAACGAGAGCGGAAAGGTGGAGGTTCTCAATCTTCGCTTCGTCTCGGCTAAGGAAGCAGAGGAAGTCCTAACTAAGAACCACAGGAAAGAATACCTCGCGCTCGTCCTTGTCGAGGAGGGCGTAACGCCGGAGGAAGCCGAGGAAGTTGCGAGGAAACTTAGGGGCCTTGAGATACATCAGAGAACACCCTGGCGCGTCAGGAAGGCGAGGGCCGACAAGGTGAGGGTGAAAAAGGTTCACGAGGCCGAGGCAAGGTGGGTTGACGAGAACCACTTCGAGCTTCGTCTCGTCACCGATGGCGGGCTCTACATCAAGGAGCTGGTTTCGGGCGACAAGGGGAGAACTAAGCCGAGCGTTAGCGATTTGCTTGGGAAGAAGGCTTGGTGCGAGAGGCTCGACGTGCTGAACATCCTGGACGAGTAG
- a CDS encoding transcriptional regulator translates to MATRKERIISLLEGRDYSVSELAQVLGIRGRGSKKLILEDLKAIQKILRRERKVLLVKPAECRKCGFVFRPEINIPSRCPRCKSEWIEEPRFKISIK, encoded by the coding sequence ATGGCCACTCGAAAGGAACGGATAATAAGCCTTTTGGAGGGGCGGGACTATTCCGTGAGCGAGTTAGCCCAGGTTCTCGGAATCCGGGGCAGGGGAAGCAAAAAGCTCATTCTGGAGGACCTTAAGGCAATTCAGAAAATCCTAAGGCGTGAGAGGAAGGTTCTGCTCGTCAAACCCGCCGAGTGCAGGAAGTGCGGTTTCGTTTTCAGGCCCGAAATCAACATTCCCTCCCGCTGTCCGCGCTGTAAGAGCGAGTGGATTGAGGAGCCGAGGTTTAAAATCTCGATTAAGTAG
- a CDS encoding glycosyltransferase family 4 protein, translating into MSEVERLYFVPQYPAKMRYQEWWYWYLPKGFQKYFDEVIVIAPDAVRIKEAPQELFSPIDETIEFEAEQLKKFTKQDIRDTDYVFFADISFAGLVPQVIYLKRKGKKFGFCHATSLNRYDYFAPVRKGKFMQEVGIMKMLDGVFVSSHYHKTKLISSRRYGVQYLANKIRVVGLPKPPFKTYREKKEYDVLYAGRLTKQKFNKTLWNTVLTLGLKARLTFFKSWEEYYRGLSKAKVVLMMSREETYGYQVVEAIMNNSVVLAPDCCSFPELLPKEYLYKNKEDFVEKLKYYVKHYDKVPRINPEHEKLMKNWFKNVYKIMTSQ; encoded by the coding sequence ATGTCTGAAGTGGAGAGGCTGTATTTTGTCCCACAGTATCCTGCAAAGATGAGGTACCAGGAATGGTGGTACTGGTACTTGCCCAAAGGATTTCAAAAATATTTTGATGAGGTTATCGTTATAGCTCCTGATGCAGTGAGAATTAAAGAAGCTCCCCAAGAACTGTTTAGCCCGATTGATGAAACCATTGAATTTGAAGCAGAGCAGTTGAAGAAGTTCACAAAACAGGATATACGGGATACGGACTATGTGTTTTTTGCTGATATAAGTTTTGCAGGTTTGGTGCCCCAGGTCATATACCTCAAAAGAAAAGGGAAGAAGTTTGGATTCTGCCACGCAACAAGCTTGAACAGATACGACTACTTCGCACCAGTACGGAAGGGCAAGTTTATGCAAGAAGTGGGGATAATGAAAATGTTAGATGGAGTGTTTGTTAGTTCTCATTATCACAAGACAAAATTAATATCATCTAGAAGATATGGAGTACAATATCTCGCAAACAAAATAAGGGTGGTTGGTTTGCCAAAACCTCCGTTCAAGACATACCGTGAAAAGAAGGAGTATGACGTGCTATACGCGGGAAGACTCACGAAGCAGAAGTTTAACAAGACGCTCTGGAATACTGTTTTAACTTTGGGATTAAAGGCAAGATTGACATTTTTCAAAAGCTGGGAAGAGTATTATAGGGGGCTCAGCAAAGCAAAAGTTGTATTGATGATGAGCAGAGAGGAAACTTATGGATATCAAGTAGTCGAGGCGATAATGAATAATTCAGTTGTATTAGCTCCGGATTGTTGTAGCTTCCCTGAATTGCTACCTAAAGAGTATTTGTACAAAAATAAAGAGGATTTTGTCGAAAAGTTAAAATATTACGTTAAACATTACGACAAAGTTCCAAGAATAAACCCGGAGCACGAAAAGCTGATGAAGAATTGGTTTAAGAATGTATACAAAATAATGACCAGCCAATAG
- the gatD gene encoding Glu-tRNA(Gln) amidotransferase subunit GatD, whose amino-acid sequence MRKVEEFMKRHGLEVGDLVRVVKREGDERITFEGLVMPPYELSPGETLTIKLDNGYNVGVLIDAIESIEIIEKAVEKPKMEFKEVLPRKEGLPNVRILGTGGTIASRIDYKTGAVHPAFTAEELAKAVPEIFEMANVTPELIMNILSEDMKPAYWAKIAEEVAKALNGGEDGVVIAHGTDTMAYTASALSFMLRNLTKPVVLVGAQRSSDRPSSDSAMNLTCAVKMATSDVAEVMVVMHGETSDTYCLAHRGTKVRKMHTSRRDAFRSINDVPIARIWPKGEIEFLRDDYRKRSEGEVIADTRMEEKVAILKIYPGISGELLDFLVDKGYRGVVIEGTGLGHVPQDFIPHVQRAVEEGVAVCVTSQCLYGRVNLNVYSNGRKLLKAGAIPCEDMLPETAYVKLMWVLGHTKDPSEVRKMMLTNYAGEITPYTRFDTFLR is encoded by the coding sequence ATGAGGAAGGTTGAGGAGTTCATGAAGAGACATGGACTTGAGGTAGGCGACCTCGTGAGGGTCGTCAAAAGGGAAGGGGACGAGAGAATTACCTTTGAGGGCCTCGTGATGCCACCGTACGAGCTTTCGCCGGGCGAAACGCTGACGATAAAGCTCGACAACGGCTACAACGTCGGCGTTCTCATCGATGCGATTGAAAGCATTGAAATCATTGAGAAGGCCGTCGAGAAGCCGAAGATGGAGTTCAAGGAAGTTCTTCCGCGGAAGGAGGGCCTCCCGAACGTCAGGATTCTCGGAACCGGTGGAACGATAGCGAGCAGGATTGACTACAAGACCGGAGCGGTTCACCCGGCTTTTACTGCCGAGGAGCTTGCGAAGGCCGTTCCAGAGATATTCGAGATGGCCAACGTTACGCCCGAGCTCATAATGAACATCCTCAGCGAGGACATGAAGCCGGCCTACTGGGCGAAGATAGCGGAGGAGGTTGCAAAGGCCCTCAACGGCGGTGAGGACGGCGTTGTCATAGCGCACGGAACTGATACAATGGCCTACACCGCATCGGCCCTGAGCTTCATGCTGAGGAACCTGACAAAGCCCGTCGTCCTTGTTGGCGCGCAGAGGAGCTCCGACAGGCCCAGCAGTGATTCTGCTATGAACCTCACCTGTGCCGTTAAGATGGCGACGAGCGACGTTGCCGAGGTCATGGTGGTGATGCACGGCGAGACGAGCGACACCTACTGTTTAGCCCACCGCGGAACGAAGGTCAGGAAGATGCACACCAGCAGGCGCGATGCTTTCAGGAGTATAAACGACGTCCCGATAGCAAGGATATGGCCCAAGGGTGAGATAGAGTTCCTCAGGGACGATTACAGAAAGAGAAGCGAGGGAGAAGTCATAGCCGACACCAGGATGGAGGAGAAGGTCGCAATCCTAAAAATCTACCCCGGAATCAGCGGTGAGCTCCTCGACTTCCTCGTTGATAAGGGCTACAGGGGTGTTGTGATAGAGGGAACGGGCCTCGGCCACGTTCCGCAGGACTTCATCCCCCACGTCCAGCGCGCGGTTGAGGAGGGCGTGGCAGTTTGCGTCACGAGTCAGTGCCTCTACGGCAGGGTGAACCTCAACGTCTACTCCAACGGCAGGAAGCTCCTCAAGGCTGGAGCGATACCCTGCGAGGACATGTTGCCAGAGACGGCCTACGTCAAGCTCATGTGGGTCCTCGGCCACACCAAAGACCCAAGCGAGGTAAGGAAGATGATGCTGACGAACTACGCCGGTGAGATTACGCCCTACACGAGGTTCGACACATTCTTGAGGTGA
- the gatE gene encoding Glu-tRNA(Gln) amidotransferase subunit GatE, whose amino-acid sequence MTEKFDYKELGLKVGLEIHRQLDTKKLFSPVPSELTEKVDFTFERRLRPTMSELGEIDPAALEEFKKGRKYIYEGNYELSDLVYMDEEPPRGPDREALEVTLQIAYLLNAKPVDEVHFMRKIVIDGSNVSGFQRTAIIALDGRVGTPWGSVGIPTICLEEDACRIVERKEKEVIYRLDRLGIPLVEISTTPDIHHPEQAKVVAKYIGDALRATRKVKRGLGTIRQDLNVSIKGGARVEIKGVQELDMIPLIIEREVERQLNLLKIRDELRERGVKPEDIKEEFYDVTDVFENTGSKIIARTIKKGGKVLAVKLPKFRGLIGREIQPGRRLGTEMADRAKKYVKGIFHIDELPNYGITEKEVNAVIEKLGLGALDAFVLVAADKETAKKALREVIKRAREAIEGVPEETRRALPDGNTQYMRPLPGKARMYPETDIPSIFIPPEEKERIKANLPELPQERVERYVKEYRIDKSLAETLVNDERDELFEELVEKGVKPSLAASILVVVLKGLKKEVPIENITDEHIREAFELYLNGKIAKEAFEEIFKELAKNPEKTAEQVAEEKGLTLLSEEEVEKIIDEVIQANIEVIKAKGMGAMGMIMGRTMAKLRGRADGKLVSTLVRKKIQELSGS is encoded by the coding sequence ATGACCGAGAAGTTCGATTACAAAGAGCTCGGCCTCAAGGTCGGCCTTGAGATTCACAGACAGCTCGATACCAAAAAGCTGTTCTCGCCCGTTCCGAGCGAGCTGACCGAGAAGGTGGACTTCACCTTTGAAAGACGCCTCAGGCCCACGATGAGTGAGCTCGGCGAAATCGACCCCGCGGCACTTGAGGAGTTCAAGAAGGGGAGGAAGTACATCTACGAGGGCAACTACGAGCTGAGCGACCTCGTTTACATGGACGAGGAACCGCCAAGGGGACCGGATAGGGAAGCCCTTGAGGTTACCCTCCAGATTGCCTATCTGCTGAACGCCAAGCCCGTTGACGAGGTTCACTTTATGCGTAAAATCGTCATTGATGGCTCGAACGTCTCCGGCTTCCAGAGGACGGCGATAATAGCGCTCGACGGAAGGGTTGGCACGCCCTGGGGAAGCGTTGGAATCCCAACGATATGCCTTGAGGAAGACGCCTGCAGAATCGTCGAGAGGAAGGAGAAGGAGGTAATCTACCGCCTCGACCGCCTCGGCATTCCGCTCGTTGAGATAAGCACGACCCCGGACATACACCACCCGGAGCAGGCTAAGGTGGTCGCTAAATACATCGGTGACGCCCTGAGAGCCACCCGGAAGGTCAAGCGCGGTCTCGGAACGATAAGGCAGGACCTCAACGTCTCGATTAAAGGTGGCGCCCGTGTCGAGATTAAGGGAGTGCAGGAGCTCGACATGATTCCGCTCATCATCGAGCGGGAAGTTGAGAGACAGCTCAACCTGCTCAAAATCCGCGATGAACTCCGCGAGAGGGGCGTTAAGCCTGAAGACATCAAGGAGGAGTTCTACGACGTTACCGATGTCTTTGAGAACACCGGGTCAAAGATAATCGCCCGGACGATAAAGAAGGGCGGGAAGGTTTTGGCAGTCAAACTGCCAAAGTTCAGGGGTTTAATCGGCAGGGAAATCCAGCCCGGCAGGAGGCTCGGCACGGAGATGGCCGACAGGGCCAAGAAGTACGTGAAGGGCATATTCCACATCGATGAATTGCCGAATTATGGAATTACTGAAAAAGAGGTTAATGCGGTTATTGAAAAACTCGGCCTCGGAGCGCTCGACGCCTTCGTGCTGGTCGCGGCGGACAAGGAGACCGCAAAGAAGGCCCTCCGCGAGGTGATTAAGCGCGCGAGGGAAGCCATAGAGGGCGTCCCCGAGGAAACGAGGAGGGCCTTGCCTGACGGGAACACTCAATACATGCGCCCGCTCCCAGGAAAGGCGAGGATGTATCCTGAAACAGACATACCATCGATTTTCATTCCGCCGGAGGAGAAGGAGAGGATTAAGGCAAACCTGCCCGAGCTCCCGCAGGAGAGGGTCGAGCGCTACGTGAAGGAGTACAGGATTGACAAAAGTCTTGCCGAGACCCTCGTAAACGACGAGCGCGACGAGCTCTTCGAGGAGCTCGTGGAGAAGGGGGTCAAGCCGTCTTTAGCGGCTTCAATCCTCGTGGTCGTCCTCAAGGGCCTCAAGAAGGAGGTTCCGATTGAGAACATCACGGACGAGCACATCAGGGAAGCCTTCGAGCTCTACCTCAACGGTAAGATTGCCAAGGAGGCCTTTGAGGAGATATTCAAGGAGCTTGCGAAGAACCCGGAGAAGACCGCCGAGCAGGTGGCTGAGGAGAAGGGTCTGACGCTCCTAAGCGAAGAAGAGGTCGAGAAAATCATTGATGAGGTAATTCAGGCCAACATCGAAGTCATTAAGGCCAAGGGAATGGGAGCGATGGGCATGATAATGGGAAGGACAATGGCAAAGCTCCGCGGAAGGGCCGACGGCAAGCTCGTGAGCACCTTGGTGAGAAAGAAGATTCAAGAACTGAGCGGGAGCTAA
- the hmgA gene encoding hydroxymethylglutaryl-CoA reductase (NADPH) — MEFEELVEKVVKGEVKLHQVEKYTDKRTATEVRRKALEKKLGVKLEHIGHYSIDPEQVIGRNIENMIGVVQIPMGVAGPLKINGEYAKGEFYIPLATTEGALVASVNRGCSALTEAGGVKTTLIDDKMTRAPLLKCPDARRAREVAEWVKENIDYLQEKAVSKVTRHGKLRNVKPFIVGNNLYLRFEFETGDAMGMNMVTISSEEIMKVIEEKFPDVRYLALSGNLCVDKKPNAMNFINGRGKTVIAEAIIPREIVERKLKTTPELIAEVNYRKNLVGSAQAGSYGFNAHFGNIVGAIFLATGQDEAQITEGSHGITLAEVTPEGDLYISITMPSLEIGTVGGGTRVPTQREALSIMGVAGGGDPPGTNAKKFAEIVAGAVLAGELSLLAAIAAKHLAKAHKELGR, encoded by the coding sequence ATGGAGTTTGAAGAGCTCGTTGAGAAAGTCGTTAAGGGAGAGGTAAAGCTCCACCAGGTTGAGAAATACACGGACAAGAGAACCGCGACTGAGGTCAGGAGGAAGGCCCTTGAGAAGAAGCTCGGCGTGAAGCTTGAGCACATCGGGCACTACAGCATAGACCCCGAGCAGGTCATCGGCAGGAACATCGAGAACATGATAGGCGTCGTCCAGATACCGATGGGCGTTGCCGGACCGCTCAAAATCAACGGAGAATATGCAAAGGGCGAGTTCTACATACCCCTCGCAACCACAGAGGGCGCGCTCGTTGCGAGCGTGAACCGCGGTTGCTCCGCCCTGACTGAGGCCGGTGGTGTCAAAACGACGCTCATCGACGACAAAATGACGCGCGCTCCTTTACTCAAGTGTCCAGACGCGAGGAGAGCTAGAGAAGTCGCGGAGTGGGTAAAGGAGAACATCGACTACCTCCAGGAGAAGGCCGTCAGCAAGGTCACCAGACACGGCAAGCTTCGCAATGTTAAGCCCTTCATAGTGGGCAACAACCTCTACCTGCGCTTCGAGTTCGAGACCGGCGATGCCATGGGAATGAACATGGTGACGATATCGAGCGAGGAGATAATGAAGGTCATCGAAGAGAAGTTCCCGGACGTTCGCTATCTCGCTCTCTCTGGTAACCTCTGCGTTGACAAGAAACCCAACGCGATGAACTTCATCAACGGGCGCGGTAAGACGGTAATAGCGGAGGCAATAATTCCGCGCGAGATAGTCGAGAGGAAGCTGAAGACCACGCCGGAACTCATAGCCGAGGTGAACTACCGCAAGAACCTCGTCGGCTCCGCCCAGGCCGGCTCTTACGGCTTCAACGCCCACTTCGGGAACATAGTTGGGGCTATCTTCCTTGCCACGGGGCAGGATGAAGCGCAGATTACCGAGGGTTCGCACGGCATAACCCTCGCGGAGGTTACGCCTGAGGGAGACCTCTACATCAGCATAACAATGCCGAGCCTCGAAATCGGAACCGTCGGTGGAGGAACGCGCGTCCCGACCCAGAGGGAGGCTTTAAGCATTATGGGCGTCGCCGGAGGAGGCGACCCGCCGGGAACCAACGCCAAGAAGTTCGCGGAGATAGTTGCGGGAGCAGTTTTGGCTGGAGAACTCTCGCTCCTCGCGGCGATAGCGGCGAAGCACCTCGCGAAGGCCCATAAAGAGCTGGGGCGCTAA
- a CDS encoding MinD/ParA family protein: MALIVVTGRGGAGKTTTTANLSSYLAMKEYRVLAVDGDLYLPNLGFHFALDTVKYTVHTLLKNPDVDPEWAIYRHKETGVYVMPGSTQLQDVLGISPRRLVDILERVKYKFGVVFVDSPTGVPFDTLPTFQVANYQLIVVEIERSPIYSFETMVKNEIEKLKALGEKYNLNIGVVLNKVRESADVVDKIIEAIEEDLDVPVLGWVPFDYNVPESINVGIPIIKYLPNSDAAVAFKEIGEVLEEWIFG; this comes from the coding sequence ATGGCACTGATAGTCGTAACGGGGCGTGGCGGAGCCGGCAAAACAACCACGACGGCGAACCTTAGCTCTTACCTCGCCATGAAGGAGTATCGAGTTTTGGCGGTTGACGGAGACCTGTACCTGCCCAACCTTGGTTTTCACTTTGCCCTCGATACCGTTAAATACACCGTTCACACCCTCCTGAAGAACCCTGACGTTGACCCGGAGTGGGCTATATACCGCCACAAGGAAACCGGCGTCTACGTGATGCCGGGGAGCACACAGCTTCAGGACGTCCTTGGAATCTCTCCAAGGAGACTCGTTGACATCCTTGAAAGGGTGAAATACAAGTTCGGCGTCGTTTTCGTAGATTCTCCAACCGGCGTCCCATTTGATACCCTCCCCACGTTTCAGGTCGCCAACTATCAGCTTATAGTCGTTGAAATAGAGCGCTCTCCGATTTACTCGTTCGAGACTATGGTGAAGAACGAGATAGAAAAGCTGAAGGCCCTTGGAGAGAAGTACAACCTCAACATCGGCGTTGTGCTCAACAAAGTTCGCGAGAGCGCCGATGTCGTTGATAAGATAATCGAGGCCATCGAGGAGGATTTGGACGTCCCCGTTCTCGGTTGGGTTCCCTTTGACTACAACGTTCCCGAATCCATCAACGTTGGAATCCCGATAATCAAGTACCTTCCCAACAGCGACGCCGCCGTCGCGTTCAAGGAAATCGGAGAAGTCCTCGAGGAATGGATTTTCGGCTGA
- the tdh gene encoding L-threonine 3-dehydrogenase — protein MAEKMPAIMKTKPAYGAELVEVDVPKPGPGEVLIRVLATSICGTDLHIYEWNEWAQSRIKPPQIMGHEVAGEVIEVGPGVEDLQEGDYISAETHIVCGKCYACKHNRYHVCQNTKIFGVDMDGVFATYAIVPAQNAWKNPKDMKPEYASLQEPLGNAVDTVLAGPIAGRSTLITGAGPLGLLGITVAKASGAYPVIVSEPSEYRRKLAKKVGADYVINPFEEDPVEVVMSITDEAGVEVFLEFSGAPKALEQGLKATTPGGRVSLLGLFPRDVTLDFNNLIIFKALEVHGITGRHLWETWYTVSSLIQSGKLNLDPIITHKYKGFDKYEEAFELMRAGKTGKVVFFPKE, from the coding sequence ATGGCTGAAAAAATGCCCGCTATTATGAAGACCAAACCCGCTTACGGTGCCGAGCTCGTTGAGGTTGACGTTCCCAAGCCCGGTCCGGGCGAGGTTCTCATCAGGGTTCTCGCGACGAGCATCTGTGGAACCGACTTGCACATCTACGAGTGGAACGAGTGGGCGCAGAGCAGGATTAAACCGCCCCAGATTATGGGCCATGAGGTTGCCGGTGAGGTCATTGAGGTCGGCCCCGGCGTTGAGGACCTTCAGGAGGGTGACTACATAAGCGCCGAAACCCACATCGTCTGTGGCAAGTGCTACGCCTGCAAGCACAACCGCTACCACGTCTGCCAGAACACCAAGATTTTCGGCGTTGACATGGACGGTGTCTTCGCGACCTACGCCATTGTTCCAGCCCAGAACGCCTGGAAGAATCCCAAGGACATGAAGCCCGAATACGCCTCACTCCAGGAACCCCTTGGTAATGCTGTTGATACCGTTCTTGCCGGCCCTATAGCGGGGAGGAGCACGCTCATAACCGGAGCCGGCCCGCTCGGACTGCTCGGCATAACCGTCGCGAAGGCGAGTGGTGCTTACCCTGTCATCGTGAGCGAGCCGAGCGAATACAGGAGAAAGCTCGCCAAGAAGGTCGGTGCCGACTACGTCATCAACCCCTTTGAGGAGGACCCGGTTGAGGTCGTCATGAGCATAACCGACGAGGCAGGCGTTGAGGTCTTCCTCGAGTTCAGCGGTGCTCCCAAGGCCCTTGAGCAGGGTCTTAAGGCGACGACTCCGGGAGGAAGGGTCTCCCTGCTCGGTCTCTTCCCGAGGGACGTTACGCTCGATTTCAACAACCTGATAATCTTCAAGGCCCTTGAGGTTCACGGCATCACCGGAAGGCACCTCTGGGAGACTTGGTACACCGTCTCAAGCCTCATCCAGAGCGGAAAGCTCAACCTCGACCCGATTATCACCCACAAGTACAAGGGCTTCGACAAGTATGAGGAAGCCTTCGAGCTGATGAGGGCAGGAAAGACCGGCAAGGTCGTCTTCTTCCCGAAGGAGTGA